In Halopseudomonas nanhaiensis, a single window of DNA contains:
- a CDS encoding alpha/beta hydrolase family esterase — protein MNGTQREYELQIPSGYDADNPYPVVFGFHGRGREGEFQNASYGNLQSTMGDNAILVFPNGLIIENQTATGEKIANNTGESWQTTGDEDLQFFDAMLTELSQGLCVHEERVFATGFSMGGYFSARLGCERGDVLRAFAAAGAGPPEASINSCLGPAGAWLAHDPEDVYIDYTAGGIALREYWKDSNMCGDVEASVGSNGCVEYTCGGERTRWCEYSEGAPNHHRWPSFAPTEVWNFFQTFN, from the coding sequence GTGAACGGGACGCAGCGGGAATACGAACTGCAAATCCCCAGCGGCTACGATGCCGACAACCCCTATCCTGTGGTATTCGGTTTTCATGGCCGGGGACGAGAGGGAGAGTTTCAAAACGCGTCCTACGGCAACCTGCAATCCACCATGGGTGACAACGCCATCCTGGTGTTCCCCAATGGTCTGATCATCGAAAACCAGACAGCCACCGGAGAGAAGATCGCCAACAATACCGGTGAGAGCTGGCAGACCACCGGGGACGAAGATCTTCAATTCTTCGACGCGATGCTGACCGAACTGAGCCAGGGCTTGTGTGTGCACGAGGAGCGCGTATTCGCCACCGGTTTCAGCATGGGCGGCTATTTCAGCGCGCGGCTGGGCTGTGAGCGCGGCGACGTGCTCCGCGCCTTTGCCGCCGCTGGCGCGGGCCCGCCGGAGGCGAGTATCAACAGTTGCCTCGGGCCTGCGGGCGCGTGGTTGGCCCACGATCCGGAGGACGTGTACATCGATTACACCGCGGGCGGCATTGCGCTTCGGGAGTACTGGAAGGACTCCAATATGTGTGGTGATGTCGAAGCGTCGGTTGGTAGCAACGGGTGCGTGGAATACACCTGCGGCGGGGAGAGAACACGCTGGTGTGAATACAGTGAGGGGGCTCCGAACCATCATCGGTGGCCGAGTTTCGCTCCCACCGAGGTCTGGAATTTCTTCCAGACCTTCAACTGA
- a CDS encoding sodium-dependent transporter, whose translation MTSSKVWTHKGTFLLAAVGSAVGLGNLWRFPYLTGENGGGAFILVYALTIAMVGIPILIAETLIGRNSRRSPIMGMAHLARTHKASGAWRAIGWMGAAAAFIILSFYSVIAGWAVHYTGLMFSGALAGADTATISGSFDSLLASPGLLLTYHTVFILVSGLIVGMGIHKGIEGGLRFMMPALFLILVIVLGYGLLVGDAAAAFSFLFTFNLADLSLEGWLQAMGQSFFTLSLGMGAIMAYGAYMSSEASLTRTAFWIAAVDTLIALMAGLAIFALVFGSGLEAGQGPGLMFVTLPIAFAGLPGGSILGGIFFVLVIGAALTSAISLIEPIAAWLVERFAMGRPAAVALMVVLCWALGVVTVFSFNSWSEGTITHELFGKSPFDVLEFITNILMPLGGLLIALFAGWILSREEVLREMNTSAGWFGLWQFLVRFVAPTAVAFVFLRTIPQVEGYWIPAVGAVLIIGGFTLARTVAARRS comes from the coding sequence ATGACTTCCAGCAAAGTATGGACCCACAAGGGTACGTTTCTCCTCGCCGCGGTCGGCTCTGCCGTCGGTCTCGGCAACCTCTGGCGCTTCCCTTATCTGACCGGTGAAAATGGCGGCGGCGCGTTCATTCTCGTTTACGCCCTGACCATCGCCATGGTCGGTATTCCGATCCTGATAGCCGAGACGCTGATTGGCCGCAACAGCCGCCGCAGTCCGATCATGGGCATGGCGCATCTGGCCCGAACGCACAAGGCCAGTGGAGCGTGGCGGGCAATCGGCTGGATGGGCGCAGCCGCTGCGTTCATCATTCTCAGCTTCTATTCGGTGATCGCCGGCTGGGCCGTGCATTATACGGGGCTGATGTTCTCCGGGGCGCTGGCCGGCGCCGATACTGCAACCATCAGCGGCTCGTTCGATTCGCTGCTTGCCTCGCCCGGCCTGCTCCTCACTTATCACACCGTGTTCATACTGGTGTCCGGGCTGATCGTGGGCATGGGCATTCACAAGGGCATCGAGGGTGGTCTGCGCTTCATGATGCCGGCGCTGTTTCTGATCCTGGTGATCGTGCTCGGCTATGGTCTGCTGGTCGGCGATGCCGCTGCGGCGTTCAGCTTTCTGTTCACATTCAATCTGGCGGACTTGAGTCTCGAGGGTTGGCTGCAGGCGATGGGACAATCCTTCTTCACGCTGAGCCTGGGCATGGGCGCAATCATGGCTTACGGCGCCTACATGTCCAGCGAAGCGTCACTGACGCGCACCGCGTTCTGGATTGCAGCAGTCGATACGCTGATCGCGCTCATGGCCGGGTTGGCGATCTTCGCACTGGTTTTCGGTAGCGGACTGGAGGCAGGGCAGGGGCCGGGACTGATGTTCGTCACCTTGCCGATCGCTTTCGCCGGGCTGCCGGGCGGATCGATTCTCGGCGGCATCTTCTTCGTACTGGTGATCGGTGCCGCACTGACCTCCGCCATTTCACTGATCGAGCCGATAGCCGCCTGGCTGGTCGAGCGGTTCGCCATGGGTCGCCCGGCTGCCGTCGCGTTGATGGTGGTGCTGTGCTGGGCACTCGGTGTCGTCACGGTGTTCAGCTTCAACAGCTGGTCCGAAGGTACCATCACCCATGAGCTGTTCGGCAAGTCGCCGTTCGACGTTCTCGAGTTCATCACCAACATACTCATGCCGCTGGGTGGACTGCTGATTGCGCTGTTTGCTGGCTGGATACTCAGCCGTGAGGAAGTGCTGCGCGAGATGAATACCTCGGCAGGCTGGTTCGGGCTGTGGCAGTTCCTCGTGCGCTTTGTGGCACCCACCGCAGTCGCCTTCGTGTTTCTGCGGACTATCCCCCAGGTCGAAGGCTACTGGATCCCCGCGGTGGGGGCGGTCCTGATCATAGGCGGCTTTACCCTCGCGCGGACCGTCGCGGCTCGACGCTCCTGA
- a CDS encoding ankyrin repeat domain-containing protein, translated as MPTMLDDDTLAFAHKVFNHCRNGDSAELATLLDAGLPANLLTSTGDSLLMLASYHGRVETTRLLLKHGGDPSLANDRAQTPLAGAVFKGDHAVVELLLEHGAPVDQLPPGGKTALMFAAMFNRTDLLLRLLEAGADPQLRDSEGKTALQLAQAMGAADAAAYLRSVEPRRSARG; from the coding sequence ATGCCGACGATGCTAGACGACGATACCCTCGCCTTTGCCCACAAGGTGTTCAATCACTGCCGCAACGGGGACTCTGCCGAACTGGCCACGCTGCTGGACGCCGGGCTCCCGGCCAATCTGCTTACCTCCACCGGTGACAGTCTGCTGATGCTCGCCAGCTACCACGGTCGGGTAGAGACAACGCGTTTGCTGCTCAAACATGGCGGCGATCCTTCCCTTGCCAACGACCGTGCGCAGACACCGCTCGCCGGAGCGGTGTTCAAGGGCGATCATGCAGTCGTGGAGCTGCTGCTCGAGCACGGTGCGCCGGTGGATCAGCTGCCGCCTGGCGGCAAGACAGCACTGATGTTTGCGGCGATGTTCAACCGCACCGACCTGCTGCTCAGGTTACTCGAGGCCGGCGCTGATCCGCAGCTGCGTGACAGCGAGGGCAAGACGGCGCTGCAGCTTGCCCAGGCGATGGGCGCTGCAGACGCCGCCGCGTACCTCAGGAGCGTCGAGCCGCGACGGTCCGCGCGAGGGTAA
- a CDS encoding multidrug effflux MFS transporter → MTLRLLLILGGLSAFGPLAIDLYLPAFPAMAASFGTDSEHIQLSLSAYFIGLASGQLFYGPIADRFGRRKPLLFGIVLFFLASVACALAPSLEWLLAARFAQALGGCAGIVVNRAVVRDLCTPIEAAKAFSQLMLVMGVAPILAPLGGGALLALGGWPLIFIFLAAFSGIYIFAVYFGLPETIPQGVPRAALSSALGRYGGLLRERVFMYHALTGGIAMAGMFAYIAGSPFVFIELYGIPAEHFGWFFGANAAGFILFAQFNSRLLRRRSPVKVLKLTALIYMVCTLTLLLVALSNPSTLWAMMPPLFGSVAVIALVLPNSSASAMAGHGHQAGVASALMGTMQFVIAGITSALVGVLHNGTAVPMAGVMATCGVLVVIMARQARRASAAQV, encoded by the coding sequence ATGACTCTACGACTGCTGCTCATCCTGGGTGGCCTCAGCGCATTCGGTCCATTGGCGATCGACCTCTATTTGCCCGCATTCCCGGCGATGGCTGCCTCCTTCGGCACCGACAGTGAACATATACAGCTCAGTCTGTCGGCCTATTTCATCGGTCTGGCATCCGGTCAGCTGTTCTACGGCCCCATTGCCGATCGCTTCGGTCGACGCAAGCCGCTGTTGTTCGGCATCGTTCTGTTCTTCCTGGCTTCGGTAGCCTGTGCCCTGGCTCCGTCGCTCGAATGGCTGCTGGCAGCACGCTTTGCACAGGCACTGGGAGGCTGTGCCGGGATCGTGGTCAACCGGGCGGTCGTGCGCGACCTGTGCACGCCGATCGAAGCGGCCAAGGCCTTTTCACAGCTGATGCTGGTGATGGGCGTGGCGCCGATCCTGGCACCGCTCGGTGGCGGAGCGCTGCTGGCGCTCGGCGGCTGGCCGCTGATCTTCATTTTCCTGGCGGCATTTTCGGGTATCTACATTTTCGCCGTGTATTTCGGGCTGCCGGAGACGATTCCGCAGGGTGTGCCCCGGGCCGCCCTGTCCAGCGCTCTGGGTCGCTACGGCGGGCTGCTACGCGAGCGCGTGTTCATGTACCACGCACTCACTGGCGGTATCGCCATGGCCGGCATGTTTGCGTACATAGCGGGCTCGCCCTTTGTCTTCATCGAGTTGTACGGCATTCCGGCGGAGCATTTCGGCTGGTTCTTTGGCGCGAATGCGGCGGGCTTCATCCTGTTCGCCCAGTTCAATAGCCGGTTGCTGCGTCGCCGCTCGCCCGTGAAGGTGCTCAAGCTCACCGCGCTGATTTACATGGTGTGTACCCTGACGCTGCTGCTCGTCGCGTTGAGCAATCCGTCGACACTATGGGCGATGATGCCGCCGCTGTTCGGCAGCGTAGCGGTGATCGCGCTGGTGCTTCCCAATTCTTCGGCCAGTGCCATGGCCGGGCATGGTCATCAGGCGGGCGTGGCATCCGCGCTGATGGGAACAATGCAGTTCGTGATCGCCGGTATTACCTCGGCCTTGGTTGGCGTGCTGCACAACGGCACTGCAGTGCCGATGGCCGGAGTCATGGCCACCTGCGGAGTGCTTGTGGTCATCATGGCGCGGCAGGCCCGGCGAGCCAGCGCCGCCCAAGTCTGA
- the selB gene encoding selenocysteine-specific translation elongation factor, translating into MIVATAGHVDHGKTSLVRALTGQDTDRTEEERRRGLSIELGFAWLQTADGTEVDIVDVPGHERFMRTMMAGVGAVDAVMLVVAADEGAMPQTLEHIELIHLLAIDRVVVVLTKVFRATLEQREALAQDVRQRLAEAGIPSVQTVEVDSLTGLGIDRLRQILSALAAHCPPPHTELLSRFWIDRHFHRPGAAHVVTGTLYQGCVTPGQSLRLTPGGAVVRIRAVQRHGRPVQRLMAGERGALDLAGDLPEQGCERGAQLLDEHAWLETRRLDARMDRLTSHSTRGDLQLHLAGNTVTARHVPLRGIETDDGKGYAQWILAEPLACRHGDRFIVRNATTHRLVASGVVVDPTAPGRGRQSPARLRILHALDEVNLLRCLQALLAVSEDGLDLDWVRRSRHVSSQAMEATIAPLVEDGQLYRRGSWVCARSQLGRCVDRLLDSVDAFHGEYPQMRGPSFPALARRLGISLPSALLSHAVRQVLDQHCIVQSGPCLHRPGHQPQPSPDSADMFGRMLPLFHHCAPRPPVIGELLDTLELERDSLQTALDELSALGWLVFVGRNRYLLPDSADQLYQSARELASRSADGGFSAAEFRDLTRIGRNHSIAVLEYFDRSGLTRLRLGRRWLAGPAAP; encoded by the coding sequence GTGATCGTCGCCACGGCCGGCCACGTCGACCACGGTAAAACGTCGCTGGTCCGCGCGCTGACCGGGCAGGACACCGATCGCACCGAAGAGGAACGCCGGCGTGGCCTGAGCATCGAGCTGGGCTTCGCCTGGCTGCAAACCGCTGACGGCACCGAAGTCGATATCGTCGACGTGCCGGGACATGAGCGTTTCATGCGCACCATGATGGCCGGCGTGGGTGCCGTGGACGCGGTGATGCTCGTCGTCGCGGCCGACGAAGGCGCGATGCCGCAGACGCTTGAGCACATCGAGCTGATACACCTGCTGGCCATCGACCGCGTGGTCGTCGTGCTGACCAAGGTGTTCCGCGCGACGCTCGAGCAGCGCGAAGCGCTGGCGCAGGATGTGCGCCAGCGGCTCGCGGAGGCCGGCATCCCCTCGGTGCAGACCGTCGAAGTCGACAGCTTGACCGGGCTTGGAATCGATCGCCTGCGCCAGATACTAAGCGCCCTGGCTGCGCACTGTCCGCCCCCGCACACGGAGCTGTTGTCACGTTTCTGGATCGACCGGCATTTCCACCGTCCTGGCGCAGCCCATGTGGTAACCGGAACGCTATATCAGGGCTGCGTCACGCCCGGACAGTCGCTGAGGCTCACGCCCGGCGGCGCAGTCGTGCGTATCCGCGCGGTTCAGCGCCACGGTCGGCCGGTGCAGCGATTGATGGCTGGCGAACGCGGGGCGCTGGATCTGGCCGGGGATTTGCCCGAGCAGGGCTGTGAACGCGGCGCTCAGTTGCTCGATGAGCACGCCTGGCTGGAGACCCGGCGTCTGGACGCACGAATGGATCGGCTGACCAGCCACTCGACGCGGGGAGACCTGCAGCTGCATCTCGCGGGGAATACCGTAACGGCCCGCCACGTTCCCCTGCGCGGCATCGAAACCGACGATGGAAAAGGCTACGCGCAATGGATTCTTGCCGAGCCGTTGGCCTGCCGACACGGCGATCGTTTCATCGTCCGTAATGCCACTACCCATCGACTGGTCGCAAGCGGCGTCGTGGTCGATCCGACCGCCCCCGGACGCGGGCGACAATCCCCCGCACGCCTGCGCATTCTGCACGCACTGGATGAGGTCAATCTTCTGCGTTGCCTCCAAGCCTTGCTGGCGGTATCGGAAGATGGGCTGGACCTCGACTGGGTGCGGCGCTCGCGACACGTCAGCAGTCAGGCCATGGAAGCGACGATTGCGCCGCTGGTCGAGGACGGTCAGCTGTATCGCCGTGGAAGCTGGGTCTGCGCACGGTCGCAGCTGGGTCGTTGCGTGGATCGCTTGCTCGATAGCGTCGATGCATTCCATGGCGAGTATCCGCAGATGCGCGGGCCGAGCTTCCCCGCGTTGGCCAGACGCCTGGGAATCAGCCTGCCCAGCGCATTACTCTCACACGCGGTTCGCCAGGTGCTGGATCAGCACTGCATCGTGCAGAGCGGACCGTGCCTGCATCGACCCGGTCATCAGCCACAACCGAGTCCAGACTCTGCGGACATGTTCGGCAGGATGCTGCCGCTGTTCCACCACTGTGCTCCGCGCCCGCCGGTCATCGGTGAGCTGCTTGATACCCTTGAGCTCGAGCGTGACAGCTTGCAGACGGCGCTGGATGAGTTGAGTGCGCTGGGCTGGCTGGTGTTTGTCGGACGCAACCGCTATCTGCTGCCGGATTCGGCAGACCAGCTCTACCAATCTGCCCGGGAGCTCGCGAGCCGCAGCGCCGATGGCGGCTTCAGCGCGGCGGAGTTTCGTGATCTGACACGGATCGGCCGCAACCACAGCATTGCGGTGCTGGAGTATTTCGATCGCAGTGGCCTGACCCGGCTCAGACTTGGGCGGCGCTGGCTCGCCGGGCCTGCCGCGCCATGA
- the selA gene encoding L-seryl-tRNA(Sec) selenium transferase, whose translation MEHITDPRRTLPSVDQLLRWPVISAFSVQHGKTLLKEIVAEQLSHLRAEAVAFDADAFCESVQARLTAVLSPSLRQVFNLTGTVLHTNLGRAPLPEEAIEAMAAVARGASNLEFDLHTGRRGDRDAHLESWLCRLTGAEAATVVNNNAAAVLLMLNTLAKGKEVPVSRGELVEIGGAFRMPDVMQRAQCRLREVGTTNRTHLADYADAIGQRTGILMTVHTSNYKVVGFTASVPEQRLAHLAQEHGIPYAVDLGSGSLVDLSRWGLPAEPTPMASLGNGVDLVSFSGDKLLGGPQCGIIIGRRDLIDRLKKNPLKRALRCDKLTIAALEAVLRLYADPDRLAERLPSLRALSRSQTDVAAQCARLLDIVATWAGSDYSVSSEPVMGQIGSGALPIEHLHSQALIVRPVGPSKGSGSRLTALAARLRALPVPVIGRVQDASVILDCRCLEDEATFCKQLRAER comes from the coding sequence ATGGAACACATAACCGACCCCCGCCGAACCCTACCCTCGGTCGATCAGCTGCTGCGCTGGCCGGTCATCAGCGCGTTCTCCGTTCAGCACGGGAAGACGCTGCTCAAGGAGATCGTCGCCGAACAGCTGTCGCACCTGCGTGCCGAAGCAGTGGCTTTCGACGCTGACGCATTCTGCGAGTCGGTACAGGCGCGCCTGACGGCTGTTTTATCTCCCTCGCTGCGCCAGGTCTTCAACCTGACCGGCACCGTGCTGCACACCAATCTCGGTCGCGCGCCGCTGCCGGAAGAGGCCATCGAGGCCATGGCGGCCGTTGCCCGCGGCGCGAGCAATCTGGAGTTTGATCTGCATACCGGCCGGCGAGGCGATAGGGATGCGCATCTGGAGAGCTGGTTGTGCAGGCTCACCGGCGCCGAAGCAGCCACCGTGGTCAACAACAACGCAGCCGCCGTGCTGTTGATGTTGAACACCCTGGCCAAGGGCAAGGAAGTACCCGTTTCCCGCGGTGAGCTGGTGGAAATCGGCGGCGCCTTCCGCATGCCGGACGTCATGCAGCGAGCCCAGTGCAGGTTGCGTGAGGTAGGTACCACCAACCGCACCCACCTGGCCGATTATGCCGATGCGATAGGACAGCGCACAGGCATACTGATGACCGTCCACACCAGCAACTACAAGGTCGTCGGTTTCACCGCCAGTGTGCCGGAACAGCGACTTGCGCACCTGGCACAGGAGCACGGCATACCCTATGCGGTCGATCTGGGGAGCGGCAGCCTGGTGGATCTGAGTCGCTGGGGCCTCCCGGCGGAACCGACGCCGATGGCCAGCCTCGGCAACGGCGTCGACCTGGTTTCGTTCAGCGGCGACAAGCTGTTGGGCGGGCCCCAGTGCGGCATCATCATTGGACGCCGCGACCTCATCGATCGACTAAAGAAGAACCCGCTCAAGCGAGCGCTGCGTTGTGACAAGTTGACGATTGCCGCGCTCGAAGCTGTGTTGCGCCTGTATGCCGATCCGGATCGCCTCGCTGAGCGGCTGCCCAGCCTGCGGGCATTGAGCCGCTCGCAGACCGATGTCGCCGCGCAATGCGCACGTCTGCTCGATATCGTCGCCACCTGGGCCGGCAGCGACTATAGCGTCTCCAGCGAGCCAGTCATGGGGCAGATCGGCAGCGGCGCGTTGCCCATCGAGCATCTGCATAGTCAGGCGCTGATCGTACGCCCTGTGGGCCCGAGCAAGGGCTCGGGCAGTCGGCTCACCGCACTGGCTGCACGGTTACGCGCGCTCCCGGTGCCGGTCATCGGACGGGTGCAGGACGCGTCGGTGATTCTCGACTGCCGTTGTCTGGAGGACGAAGCCACCTTCTGCAAGCAACTGCGGGCCGAACGGTGA
- a CDS encoding UGSC family (seleno)protein, with product MNSPTTLLDPTAESSPAGRSLSARPASLDGLTVGLLDISKSRGDVFLNRLDALLAERGIEVKRYRKPTFARIAPTELKQRIASECDVLVEGLADUGSCTSCCMHDIGDLEGRSIPGVGIASSEFVEAAALQSKALGMSPDMVFVPHPIQDRTDDELRALADQAFADIVEALTRQPT from the coding sequence ATGAATTCGCCGACCACACTGCTCGACCCAACCGCCGAATCGTCCCCGGCTGGCCGCAGCCTGAGTGCCAGGCCGGCCAGCCTGGATGGATTGACCGTTGGATTGCTGGACATCTCCAAGTCTCGCGGCGATGTGTTTCTCAATCGCCTGGACGCCCTGCTCGCAGAGCGCGGCATCGAAGTGAAGCGTTATCGCAAGCCGACGTTCGCCCGGATCGCTCCGACCGAACTCAAGCAACGCATAGCCAGTGAATGTGACGTTCTGGTAGAAGGATTGGCTGACTGAGGTTCCTGTACGTCGTGCTGTATGCATGATATAGGCGACCTCGAAGGCCGTAGCATCCCGGGCGTCGGCATTGCTTCGAGCGAGTTTGTCGAGGCAGCGGCGCTGCAGAGCAAGGCACTGGGCATGAGTCCGGACATGGTATTCGTACCGCATCCGATTCAGGACCGTACCGACGACGAGTTGCGCGCGCTGGCTGATCAGGCGTTTGCCGACATTGTGGAGGCGCTGACCAGACAACCCACGTGA